Sequence from the Bacteroidota bacterium genome:
GATTAACAAGAAGGATTTAATCGTTTTCATAATAATGAATATTATTTTAAATGAATTGATTAAAAAATAATCAGGCCCATTCTAGTCCAATAATGATACCGTAATTTGTTAAAAACAAAACTTTGAACAAAATTAACAAATTACTAAAAATAATTGCTATTTTGGTGGCTATGGTTTTGTATTTTTGTCAAATTGAAATTTCCGATCATGAAACATCTGAATCGTATTACAATAATTAGCTTGTTTATTGCAGGCCTGACAATAGTCGCATGTAATAATCCAGTGTCTCAAAAAAGCGATGAAAAAACTCCTGAAGAAGCTGCAAAAGAGGCACCTAAGGATGAAGCCTTGAAGGAGCAATCAGAGAGTTTTGATAAATCGATAGATAATCTTAACGATGCCATGGATATGGCCAGGGTCTTAAATGAAAAAATTCAGATTGTGGAAAAACAATTTGAAACCGGGCAGATTAATCGTGAAAAAGCGGATCAGTTAATAAATGACCTTAATCAAAGATATTCAAAAGCTACCGGGGAAAATGAAGAAAACTCAATCGGAACATTTCCAGCCTGGCTTACCGACTTGAATATTACGGAACCCCAAGGGTTAACATATAATGCCTCGGATTCATATCTTACCAAAGAAGAGAATCTGCAGGACGGTTTTAATTCGGCCTTATTTATTTATAACGGAACATATCAGCAGGCAATGGCGGAGGCTAAAAGAATTGCTGAACAAGCAAATATTCCGTTAAGCGAGTCGTATCAAAAAGCAAAAGATTTGTCTGAACAACTGGGTAAGGAGATCGAAGGGGTTGAAGGAGTGGCTTATATCAATTATAAGTTTGGAGATGAAAGCTTTGATGGAAGGTATAAAATATCTTTAAGTGTTGATAAATCGGGTAAACTTGCCATCCATGTGGTTGATGAGCAAATGAAAAATGCACGTAAAGAAGCATCCGGATTGCCAAAAAATTAAATGAGATGAATATTATTGTCACAGGGGCCAGCAAGGGTGTCGGATTTCAGACGGTATTAAGATTGAATGACAATCCCGGGAATAAACTAGTTGCTATCGCTCGAAATGGTGACCTTTTAGCTAAATTGAAAAATTCAGCTAGATACCCTGAAAACATTCAAATTGTTCCATTCGATTTAAAGGATTTTTTTCTTTATAAATCCGAATTATTGAAAAATATATTAAGGGCAATCGAAAATGTGGATGTATTAATTAACAATGCCGGTTTATTAATAAATAAAAGCTTCGATTCCCAGTCGGAAGAAGATTTTAATCTTCAGATGGAGATAAATTTTAAAGTACCTTTTATGCTTACCCAATTACTTCTTCCTTATTTTAATACGAATGCGCATGTGCTAAATATTAGCAGCATGGGAAGTGTTCAGGGGAGTGCCAAATTCCAGGGGCTTTCAATATACAGTTCAAGTAAAGCGGCATTAGCTGTTTTAACTGAATGTCTGGCAGAAGAGCTTAAAGATAAGGGGATCAAATCAAATTGTCTGGCTTTAGGAGCAACACAAACAGAAATGCTGGCTGAAGCGTTTCCCGGTTACATCGCACCAATAAGTGCTGCAGATATGGGCAGGTATGTTGCTGACTTTGCGATATCAGGCCATAAATATTTTAATGGAAAAATTCTGCCTGTGGCTTTAACAACTCCTTAAATTTTATTGAATGAGTGCGACTAAAAATATAATAGAACATCCGGGAAGGATTGATAAAATAGAGAACGATAAGATTACCGTTACGATTCTGTCACAATCGGCATGCTCAACCTGTCATTCAAAATCGATGTGTACTGTTTCCGAAATGGAAGAGAAAACCATTGAAATTAAAAATTATGAAGAATTAGGGTATAAGGTGGGCGAACAAATTACGGTCTACATGAAAAAATCATTAGGTACCTGGGCCGTTATGTTTGGCTACTTATTCCCATTTTTGCTTGTGATATTTTCATTAATTACCCTCATCTTGATCACCGGTAAGGAAGGATTATCAGGTTTAATATCTTTAGGGCTTTTACTTCCTTATTATTTTGGGCTTCACAAGTTAAAAGATAAGTTTAGTCGTACCTTCGAATTTAGCATAAAATCTTTTGAATCATAAACTTTAACCGTATTTAAACACCCTGATAGCGAATATACCAATCCAACATAAGGGTTTTAGTCATTCAGTTCTCGCATCAGATTCCCCCTGACCAAGCCTTGGTTAAGTCCTGACCAAGTCCTGGTTAAGTCCTGACCAAGTCCTAGTTAAGTCCTGACCAAGTCCTAGTTAAGTCCTAACTAAGTCCTAGTTAAGTCCTAAGATTATGGGATCAGAACATTGTTTAAAATTATAAATGCATGATAAAATATTTTGTTAATTAAATGCTTTCTAAATTACTGATTTTACGACAATTTAGATAATTTCTAAACAAAATCAGAAGAACATCAATATCAGAGCCTTTCAAGGGTTTGAATACGATATGTTATTTCTTATATGTCGTAAGTATCAGATAATCAGAAATATGAATATGTTTTCAAAATAGTTGAAAACATATCAATGTTTCATATTTGTTTCTAATTTTGCATCGCGTTAAGATTCAACCTGATTGACCAGAATCAAATTAATAAAAAAGGAGCAAACGTGAACGATATTATCATTTATGCAGTCATATTCCTCGGTGTTGTAGGTGCTGCATCTGCAGTAATTTTATATTTCATCGCACAGAAATTCAAGGTAATCGAGGATCCCAAAATTGATGAAGTAGAAGGTGCGTTACCTGCCGCAAATTGTGGGGGATGCGGATTTCCGGGTTGTCGTGGGTTTTCCGAGGCCTTGGTAAAATCGGTTAATGAAAAACAATCGATTGAAGGTTTAAGTTGCCCGGTAGGAGGCAATGATGTAATGGCTAAGGTTGCCGCAATTTTAGGGATTGTTGCCGAAGAAAAAGAACCACAAATCGCAGTTATCAGATGCTCCGGTTCAAAGGAAAATGCACCTAAAAAGATCAATTATGACGGTCCTGCCACTTGTGCCTTCGCTCATAATTTATCTTCGGGTGAGAGTGGATGCCCATATGGTTGCTTAGGTTGTGGCGATTGTGTTGCCGCCTGTAAGTTTGATGCAATCTATATGGATGAGGTAACCGGTTTGCCCGTTGTTAAAGACAATTGTGTTGCCTGTGGAGCTTGTGTTATTGCATGTCCTCGAAATATAATCGAGTTACGAAATAAAGGTAAAAAGGACCGAAGGATTTTTGTTTCATGTATGAATGAAGAAAAAGGCGGTATTGCTAAAAAGAATTGCAGTGTTGCCTGTATCGGATGCAGCAAATGTTTTAAGGTTTGTCCTTTCGAAGCCATTACCATGAACAATAATTTAGCTTATATCGACTACGAAAAATGTAAGCTATGCAGAAAGTGTGTGCCAGAATGCCCCACAAATGCAATTCATGAACTAAACTTTCCCCCTCGTAAGGAGAAAATAGTTGAGGGCGAAAGTAATGTTGAACCAAAAATTGAAGTTAACAAAGATCAATCACTAGATACAAAAGAGTAATTCTCTTAACTTGAAAATACTGGAGGATAAAGATTTTGAAAACATTTAAAATTGGGGGCGTTCATCCGCCCGAAAATAAATTATCAACTGACAGGCCGATCGAAGTTTTAGCGATTCCTGCTCAGGTTATCATCCCATTATCGCAAAGTCTTGGCGCACCTTCTGTTCCTGTTGTGAATAAAGGGGATGCTGTTAAAGTAGGTCAGTTAATTGCCAAAGGGGAAGCCTTTATTTCATCAAATATTCATTCTTCCGTTTCAGGAAAAGTGCTTAAGATTGATGAAGCCATGGATCAGAGCGGATACCGAAGACAAGCCATATTTATTACCGTTGAAGGTGACGAATGGATGGAGGCTATCGATCGATCTGCTGAACTCAAAAAGGAAATTACGCTTTCAAAAGAAGAAATCGTTAGTAAGGTCAAAGAACTTGGAATCGTGGGCCTTGGCGGGGCGACTTTCCCATCGCATGTTAAGTTGATGGTTCCAACAGGAAAGAA
This genomic interval carries:
- a CDS encoding SoxR reducing system RseC family protein, whose translation is MSATKNIIEHPGRIDKIENDKITVTILSQSACSTCHSKSMCTVSEMEEKTIEIKNYEELGYKVGEQITVYMKKSLGTWAVMFGYLFPFLLVIFSLITLILITGKEGLSGLISLGLLLPYYFGLHKLKDKFSRTFEFSIKSFES
- a CDS encoding SDR family oxidoreductase — encoded protein: MNIIVTGASKGVGFQTVLRLNDNPGNKLVAIARNGDLLAKLKNSARYPENIQIVPFDLKDFFLYKSELLKNILRAIENVDVLINNAGLLINKSFDSQSEEDFNLQMEINFKVPFMLTQLLLPYFNTNAHVLNISSMGSVQGSAKFQGLSIYSSSKAALAVLTECLAEELKDKGIKSNCLALGATQTEMLAEAFPGYIAPISAADMGRYVADFAISGHKYFNGKILPVALTTP
- a CDS encoding RnfABCDGE type electron transport complex subunit B; translated protein: MIIYAVIFLGVVGAASAVILYFIAQKFKVIEDPKIDEVEGALPAANCGGCGFPGCRGFSEALVKSVNEKQSIEGLSCPVGGNDVMAKVAAILGIVAEEKEPQIAVIRCSGSKENAPKKINYDGPATCAFAHNLSSGESGCPYGCLGCGDCVAACKFDAIYMDEVTGLPVVKDNCVACGACVIACPRNIIELRNKGKKDRRIFVSCMNEEKGGIAKKNCSVACIGCSKCFKVCPFEAITMNNNLAYIDYEKCKLCRKCVPECPTNAIHELNFPPRKEKIVEGESNVEPKIEVNKDQSLDTKE